A region from the Volucribacter amazonae genome encodes:
- a CDS encoding HugZ family protein: MDNNRQEVLNNKINTDIAEFREQCLTLHLATVDQEGVPNASYAPFIYDNNQYVVLISDMAKHARNLKQVNSVSLMLIEDEKTARELFARKRLTMNAIARLVDKETEEGQHFLAQLQQRYGERIDELGELGDFNLFAFTPLDGLFVKGFGKAFRLDNEGKVIHIRGGHKNMPQSEQGVSQ; the protein is encoded by the coding sequence ATGGACAATAATCGCCAAGAAGTATTAAATAATAAAATCAATACGGACATTGCTGAATTTAGAGAACAATGTTTAACCCTTCATCTTGCTACGGTTGATCAAGAGGGTGTACCAAATGCAAGCTATGCCCCTTTTATTTATGATAATAATCAATATGTGGTACTGATTTCAGATATGGCGAAACACGCTCGTAACCTCAAACAAGTGAATAGTGTTTCTTTAATGTTGATTGAAGATGAAAAAACTGCACGTGAATTGTTTGCTCGTAAGCGTTTGACGATGAATGCTATCGCTCGTTTAGTAGATAAAGAAACGGAAGAAGGACAACATTTTTTAGCTCAATTACAACAGCGTTATGGTGAACGTATTGATGAATTGGGCGAGTTAGGCGATTTTAATTTATTTGCCTTTACCCCTTTAGATGGTTTATTTGTCAAAGGTTTTGGCAAAGCCTTTAGACTGGATAACGAGGGTAAGGTAATCCATATTCGTGGTGGGCATAAGAATATGCCACAAAGCGAGCAGGGTGTTAGCCAATAA
- a CDS encoding mechanosensitive ion channel family protein has protein sequence MSNETSTEQLQNLDIQAETKAFWHMLKNLDMNSLIFDYVIPYGTKILLAFVIYFVGKMIARWLSKVMGRIAFRSTRDEMLQGFVVSISYFLFLLITIIAALSQLGINTASLVALIGAAGLAVGLALQNSLQNFAAGVMIFLFKPFGKGDYIEAGGAAGTVRQIGLLMLELRSGDNKSVLVPNGKIFADKITNYSKNMTRRIDMIFDIAYEADIAEAKAIIARCLKQDERILTTPEPLIAVGALASSSVQLFVRPWVKTGDYWSVYYNITEQVKLEFDRANIAIPYDQVDIHFPDEITVNNKSNKD, from the coding sequence ATGAGCAACGAAACTAGTACAGAACAACTACAAAACTTGGATATTCAAGCTGAAACCAAAGCCTTTTGGCATATGTTAAAAAACCTTGATATGAATAGCTTAATTTTTGATTATGTTATTCCTTATGGCACAAAAATCCTGCTTGCTTTTGTCATTTACTTTGTGGGCAAAATGATTGCACGTTGGTTAAGCAAAGTTATGGGGCGAATTGCTTTTCGTTCTACCCGAGATGAAATGTTGCAAGGTTTTGTGGTTTCCATTTCCTATTTTCTCTTTTTATTAATTACTATTATTGCTGCATTATCCCAGCTTGGGATTAATACTGCGTCCCTTGTGGCTTTAATTGGTGCGGCTGGATTAGCGGTGGGTTTAGCCTTACAAAATTCACTGCAAAACTTTGCCGCTGGTGTGATGATTTTCCTGTTTAAACCCTTTGGTAAAGGCGATTATATTGAGGCAGGCGGAGCAGCAGGTACAGTGCGTCAAATTGGCTTATTGATGTTAGAGTTACGCTCTGGCGATAACAAATCGGTTCTCGTGCCAAATGGCAAAATATTTGCGGATAAAATTACCAATTATTCTAAAAATATGACTCGCCGTATTGATATGATTTTTGATATTGCTTATGAAGCGGATATTGCCGAAGCAAAAGCCATTATTGCCCGTTGTTTGAAGCAAGATGAGCGTATTTTAACCACGCCAGAACCTCTCATTGCTGTTGGTGCATTAGCCTCTAGTAGCGTACAATTATTTGTCCGCCCTTGGGTAAAAACGGGCGATTATTGGAGTGTTTATTATAATATTACTGAACAAGTCAAATTAGAGTTTGACAGAGCCAATATTGCCATTCCTTATGATCAAGTGGATATTCATTTCCCTGATGAAATTACGGTAAATAATAAATCAAATAAAGATTAA
- a CDS encoding alpha/beta hydrolase: MKIPDSHFSQFALQTLLPFAERFPLQYFQGKKGINIAYRHFNHNAKATKLLIVANGRAENILKWTEVAYDFYQQGYDILLFDHRGQGYSQRLLKDKHKGYIDDFRFYVEDMANLIENLTALYPYSQQFLLAHSMGALISSFYLANYPHHIDKAVFSSPFFAIPYPRPYSDELIINVMMLLGQGKRYVFGKGDYAPANLNNNHLSTCRTRICWHNRIQRKYHHLRLGGPTFRWLHLSAIAIKQLNKLLPRIEIPLMLLQAEKDSVVCNKTLPELTALLPQGQLQLIAKAKHEILFERDSIRQPVIAYIQDFFAN, from the coding sequence ATGAAAATACCTGATAGCCATTTTTCCCAATTTGCCTTACAAACCTTACTCCCTTTTGCGGAGCGATTTCCCCTGCAATATTTTCAAGGTAAAAAGGGGATCAACATTGCCTATCGTCATTTTAATCATAATGCAAAAGCGACAAAGTTGTTGATCGTTGCCAATGGGCGTGCAGAAAATATCCTCAAATGGACAGAAGTGGCTTATGATTTTTATCAACAAGGCTATGATATATTATTATTTGATCATCGAGGGCAAGGCTATTCGCAACGCTTACTAAAGGATAAACACAAAGGTTATATTGATGATTTCCGCTTTTATGTGGAAGATATGGCAAATTTAATTGAAAATTTGACCGCACTTTATCCTTACTCACAACAGTTTTTACTCGCTCACTCGATGGGCGCATTGATTAGTAGTTTTTATTTAGCCAATTATCCTCATCATATTGATAAAGCGGTTTTTTCCTCGCCATTTTTTGCCATACCCTATCCTCGTCCTTATAGTGATGAATTGATTATTAATGTTATGATGCTATTGGGGCAAGGAAAACGCTATGTTTTTGGCAAGGGAGATTATGCCCCCGCTAACTTAAACAATAATCATTTAAGCACCTGTCGCACCAGAATATGTTGGCACAATCGTATCCAACGCAAATATCATCACTTACGTCTAGGTGGGCCGACATTCCGTTGGTTACATTTATCAGCCATAGCGATCAAACAACTTAACAAACTTTTGCCACGCATTGAAATCCCCCTTATGCTGTTACAAGCGGAAAAGGACAGTGTGGTCTGTAATAAAACTTTGCCAGAATTGACCGCACTTTTGCCACAAGGACAATTACAACTTATTGCAAAAGCAAAACACGAAATCTTGTTTGAACGAGACAGTATTCGTCAGCCTGTGATCGCTTATATACAAGATTTTTTTGCCAATTAG
- the asd gene encoding aspartate-semialdehyde dehydrogenase, with protein MKKVGFVGWRGMVGSVLMDRMVEENDFANLQPTFFTTSQAGQKAPTFAGKEAGVLLDANDIEALKSQDIIVTCQGGDYTNAVYPKLRAAGWDGYWIDAASALRMEKYAIIVLDPVNQHVITDGLQQGIKTFVGGNCTVSLMLMAIGGLFEKDLVEWVSVATYQAASGAGAKNMRELLEQMGLLRDAVQTELADPASSILEIERKVTATMRAEDFPTANFGAALGGSLIPWIDKLLDSGQTKEEWKGYAETNKILGLSDNPIPVDGLCVRIGALRCHSQAFTIKLKKDLPLAEIEQIIASHNQWVKVIPNDKETTLRELTPAKVTGTLSVPVGRLRKLNMGPEYLAAFTVGDQLLWGAAEPIRRILTQLV; from the coding sequence ATGAAAAAAGTGGGATTTGTGGGCTGGCGAGGTATGGTCGGCTCGGTGTTAATGGATCGTATGGTAGAAGAAAATGATTTCGCTAATCTTCAACCAACCTTTTTTACCACGTCGCAAGCAGGGCAAAAAGCCCCAACCTTTGCAGGCAAAGAGGCAGGGGTTTTATTAGATGCAAATGATATTGAGGCATTAAAAAGCCAAGATATTATTGTTACTTGCCAAGGGGGCGATTACACCAATGCAGTCTATCCAAAATTGCGTGCAGCTGGCTGGGACGGTTATTGGATCGATGCGGCTTCTGCCTTGCGTATGGAAAAATATGCCATTATCGTGCTAGATCCTGTTAATCAACACGTCATCACAGACGGCTTACAACAAGGTATCAAAACCTTTGTGGGCGGTAATTGTACTGTCAGTTTAATGCTAATGGCTATTGGTGGCTTATTTGAAAAAGATTTGGTGGAATGGGTATCCGTTGCCACTTATCAAGCAGCCAGTGGAGCTGGGGCAAAAAATATGCGTGAATTGTTGGAACAAATGGGATTATTGCGTGATGCCGTACAAACAGAATTAGCCGATCCTGCTTCTTCCATTTTAGAGATTGAACGTAAAGTAACGGCTACGATGCGAGCTGAAGATTTCCCAACCGCCAATTTTGGGGCGGCATTGGGTGGTTCATTAATTCCTTGGATTGATAAATTATTAGACAGCGGACAAACCAAAGAAGAATGGAAAGGCTATGCAGAAACCAATAAAATTTTAGGTTTAAGTGATAATCCTATTCCTGTTGATGGATTATGTGTGCGGATTGGGGCGTTACGTTGCCATAGCCAAGCCTTTACCATTAAATTGAAAAAAGATTTGCCACTTGCTGAAATTGAGCAAATTATTGCCAGCCATAATCAATGGGTTAAAGTCATTCCAAATGATAAAGAAACCACGTTGCGTGAATTAACCCCAGCGAAAGTAACAGGCACACTTAGCGTACCAGTTGGGCGTTTACGTAAATTAAATATGGGGCCTGAATATTTGGCAGCATTTACCGTTGGCGACCAATTATTATGGGGAGCGGCTGAACCAATTCGTCGTATTCTTACCCAATTAGTGTAA